Proteins encoded together in one Pongo pygmaeus isolate AG05252 chromosome Y, NHGRI_mPonPyg2-v2.0_pri, whole genome shotgun sequence window:
- the LOC129025818 gene encoding testis-specific Y-encoded protein 3-like, translating into MEAVQEGAAGVESEQVALGEEAVLVLDDIMAEVEVVAQEEGLVEPQEEAQRAQPGPGPMTPESALEELLAVQVELGPVNAQARKAFSRQREKMERRRKAHLDCRGAVIQSVPGFWANVIANHPQMSALITDQDEDMLSYMINLEVEEVKHPVHLCRIMLFFRSNPYFQNKVITKEYLVNITEYRASHSTPIQWYPDYEVEAYRRRHHNSSLNFFNWFSDHNFAGSNRIAEILCKDLWRNPLPYYKRMKPPEEGTEISGDSQMLS; encoded by the exons ATGGAGGCTGTACAGGAGGGGGCGGCCGGGGTGGAGAGTGAGCAGGTGGCTTTGGGGGAGGAGGCGGTGCTGGTGTTGGATGACATAAtggcggaggtggaggtggtggcccAGGAGGAGGGCCTCGTGGAGCCGCAGGAGGAGGCCCAGcgggcacagcctggccctgggcccaTGACCCCAGAGTCTGCACTGGAGGAGCTGCTGGCCGTTCAGGTGGAGCTGGGGCCGGTTAATGCCCAAGCCAGGAAGGCCTTTTCTCGGCAGAGGGAAAAGATGGAGCGGAGGCGCAAGGCCCACCTAGACTGCAGAGGCGCGGTCATCCAGAGCGTCCCTGGCTTCTGGGCCAATGTT ATTGCAAACCACCCCCAGATGTCAGCCCTGATCACTGACCAAGATGAAGACATGCTGAGCTACATGATCAACTTGGAG GTGGAAGAAGTGAAGCATCCCGTTCATCTCTGCAGGATCATGTTGTTCTTTCGGAGTAACCCCTACTTCCAGAATAAAGTGATTACCAAGGAATATCTGGTGAACATCACAG aataCAGggcttctcattccactccaattcagtgGTATCCAGATTATGAAGTTGAGGCCTATCGCCGCAGACACCACAACAGCAGCCTTAACTTCTTCAACTGGTTTTCTGACCACAACTTCGCAGGATCTAATAGGATTGCTGAG ATCCTATGTAAGGACCTGTGGCGCAATCCCCTGCCGTACTACAAGAGGATGAAGCCACCTGAAGAGGGAACAGAGATTTCAG GGGACTCCCAGATGTTGAGTTGA